Proteins encoded in a region of the Anopheles aquasalis chromosome 2, idAnoAquaMG_Q_19, whole genome shotgun sequence genome:
- the LOC126570255 gene encoding uncharacterized protein LOC126570255 isoform X1, with product MCHCCRCIFSCWEDFYWNCIEEKFCFDETLVNYEPEDDEHAGKNKNKNGYYGSGAGEGSAENNNAPICRQPRGSGAGGSIGRNMSMSSACKIHEDDLRREIQTNVPMLAPEVMAIFANSQIFQSNTPPAKQQQQTSKATSPASVKFAISDSGSPIDVTPAAGAAAGATATDDVSGRAESSDKLLKRLEGPPLDERDHRTTIIPAIVEEEDSDEQQERDDEVVLRPPRNFSDVNLMLSKSIPRDVGTSVVGKQQLTSHLQAEVPYFAIRPASENDIFTISSTAGGGSGGPGTYNAISMTPEVPAISYSNLPKNYLETPVIEKYRESVSLYSIQTAGINRQSQTDDLSMPRYYGKSELFVAGIDRANSRSADAVELNRSDDGGSGSLSMSSDPLGKNRSRNVEKSKRLMNIRTALPPLNLGLIRGNSSANLRERDRDSKERDRSSKSKDSLRV from the exons ATGTGTCACTGTTGTCGGTG TATTTTTAGCTGCTGGGAAGACTTCTACTGGAACTGCATCGAGGAGAAGTTCTGCTTCGACGAAACGCTAG TTAACTACGAGCCCGAGGACGATGAGCATGCAgggaagaacaagaacaagaatgGATACTATGGAAGTGGAGCTGGTGAAGGGTCGGCGGAGAACAATAATGCACCGATCTGCAGGCAACCGAGGGGatctggtgccggtggtagcaTTGGCCGGAATATGTCGATGAG CTCGGCGTGCAAAATCCACGAGGACGATTTGCGTCGCGAAATCCAAACCAACGTTCCGATGCTGGCACCGGAAGTGATGGCCATCTTTGCTAATTCCcaaattttccaatccaacacaccaccggccaagcagcagcagcaaacgtcaAAGGCAACCTCACCGGCGTCGGTGAAGTTTGccatttccgattccggttcgCCGATCGATGtgacgccagcagcaggagcagcagccggcgcaaccgccaccgacgatgtCAGCGGCCGTGCCGAAAGCTCGGATAAACTGCTGAAACGGCTAGAAG GACCACCGTTGGATGAGCGGGATCACCGGACCACCATCATTCCGGCCATCGTCGAGGAGGAAGACTCggatgagcagcaggagcgggaCGATGAGGTGGTGTTGCGGCCACCGCGCAACTTTTCCGACGTCAACTTAATGCTTTCCAAATCGATCCCACGTGATGTCGGTACCAGCGTGGtcggcaagcagcagctcacCAGCCATCTGCAGGCCGAGGTGCCATACTTTGCGATCCGTCCCGCCAGTGAGAACGATATATTTACGATTTCATCGACggccggcggtggcagcggtggacCGGGCACGTATAACGCCATCAGCATGACCCCGGAGGTGCCGGCCATTTCGTACTCGAACCTGCCGAAGAACTACCTCGAGACGCCGGTGATCGAGAAGTACCGGGAATCGGTCAGCCTGTACTCGATCCAGACGGCCGGCATCAACCGGCAATCGCAAACGGATGATCTGTCGATGCCACGGTACTACGGCAAATCGGAGCTGTTCGTTGCCGGCATCGATCGTGCCAACAGCCGTAGTGCGGATGCGGTCGAGTTGAACCGATCGGACGATGGCGGCAGTGGTTCGCTTTCGATGAGCAGCGACCCGTTGGGGAAAAATCGTAGCCGCAATGTGGAGAAGAGCAAGCGGTTGATGAACATTCGGACCGCGTTGCCGCCGCTGAATCTGGGCCTGATACGGGGCAATTCGTCGGCCAATCTGCGCGAGCGGGATCGTGATTCAAAGGAACGTGATAGGAGCTCCAAGTCCAAGGATAGTCTGCGTGTgtga
- the LOC126570255 gene encoding uncharacterized protein LOC126570255 isoform X2 has translation MFAVNYEPEDDEHAGKNKNKNGYYGSGAGEGSAENNNAPICRQPRGSGAGGSIGRNMSMSSACKIHEDDLRREIQTNVPMLAPEVMAIFANSQIFQSNTPPAKQQQQTSKATSPASVKFAISDSGSPIDVTPAAGAAAGATATDDVSGRAESSDKLLKRLEGPPLDERDHRTTIIPAIVEEEDSDEQQERDDEVVLRPPRNFSDVNLMLSKSIPRDVGTSVVGKQQLTSHLQAEVPYFAIRPASENDIFTISSTAGGGSGGPGTYNAISMTPEVPAISYSNLPKNYLETPVIEKYRESVSLYSIQTAGINRQSQTDDLSMPRYYGKSELFVAGIDRANSRSADAVELNRSDDGGSGSLSMSSDPLGKNRSRNVEKSKRLMNIRTALPPLNLGLIRGNSSANLRERDRDSKERDRSSKSKDSLRV, from the exons ATGTTTGCAGTTAACTACGAGCCCGAGGACGATGAGCATGCAgggaagaacaagaacaagaatgGATACTATGGAAGTGGAGCTGGTGAAGGGTCGGCGGAGAACAATAATGCACCGATCTGCAGGCAACCGAGGGGatctggtgccggtggtagcaTTGGCCGGAATATGTCGATGAG CTCGGCGTGCAAAATCCACGAGGACGATTTGCGTCGCGAAATCCAAACCAACGTTCCGATGCTGGCACCGGAAGTGATGGCCATCTTTGCTAATTCCcaaattttccaatccaacacaccaccggccaagcagcagcagcaaacgtcaAAGGCAACCTCACCGGCGTCGGTGAAGTTTGccatttccgattccggttcgCCGATCGATGtgacgccagcagcaggagcagcagccggcgcaaccgccaccgacgatgtCAGCGGCCGTGCCGAAAGCTCGGATAAACTGCTGAAACGGCTAGAAG GACCACCGTTGGATGAGCGGGATCACCGGACCACCATCATTCCGGCCATCGTCGAGGAGGAAGACTCggatgagcagcaggagcgggaCGATGAGGTGGTGTTGCGGCCACCGCGCAACTTTTCCGACGTCAACTTAATGCTTTCCAAATCGATCCCACGTGATGTCGGTACCAGCGTGGtcggcaagcagcagctcacCAGCCATCTGCAGGCCGAGGTGCCATACTTTGCGATCCGTCCCGCCAGTGAGAACGATATATTTACGATTTCATCGACggccggcggtggcagcggtggacCGGGCACGTATAACGCCATCAGCATGACCCCGGAGGTGCCGGCCATTTCGTACTCGAACCTGCCGAAGAACTACCTCGAGACGCCGGTGATCGAGAAGTACCGGGAATCGGTCAGCCTGTACTCGATCCAGACGGCCGGCATCAACCGGCAATCGCAAACGGATGATCTGTCGATGCCACGGTACTACGGCAAATCGGAGCTGTTCGTTGCCGGCATCGATCGTGCCAACAGCCGTAGTGCGGATGCGGTCGAGTTGAACCGATCGGACGATGGCGGCAGTGGTTCGCTTTCGATGAGCAGCGACCCGTTGGGGAAAAATCGTAGCCGCAATGTGGAGAAGAGCAAGCGGTTGATGAACATTCGGACCGCGTTGCCGCCGCTGAATCTGGGCCTGATACGGGGCAATTCGTCGGCCAATCTGCGCGAGCGGGATCGTGATTCAAAGGAACGTGATAGGAGCTCCAAGTCCAAGGATAGTCTGCGTGTgtga